The DNA segment GCCCTCGAATGTACAGCTTCTGCAAAGCATGGATGCTTTGAGTCCGGAAACAGTTTTAGGGATAAGAAAACCAAGGCTGCAGGAACTGTCTTTCCTTCCCAAGTATAATGGAGACATTAGTAAGCTAGATGAGCAGTGGCAGAGGCTGGGGACTGTCAGTTGGCCTAGAGATTCTGTTTTAGATGCAGAAAAGTTTTGGATGGAAGTATACGGCCACACAGATGCTTCAGGAGAGAAAGATTTTAGTGAGGTTGGGAAATTTGCTTTGTCACTTTTAGCAATACCTGTTAGTAATGCTTCAGTAGAGAGTATTTTCACAAATGAACCTGGTTAAAAGTAAGCTCAGAAACAGGATGCAGCAAACAAGTTTAGAGAACACCCTGCATGTCCGCGCATTCATGCAGAGAAATGGCATCTGTTGCCATAAGTTCACTCCCTCACAAGAAATGCTGTCTCTGTTTACCCAAGACATTTACTGTGTAGATAAGGCTAATGATAACAGTGACTATATTGATATTGATGCATAGGACTGTGTAGCTGTGTAGCCCAGCCTGCCAGCTGGGGTGGAATGCAAAAGCAAATTGCATGTTTAAGGTTGTTAAGATACGGCCGCCACACGTACttgcatattttatttattaaacACCAAAGGAAGCCTAAAACTACGCGAAATTACGTCAGTAAATGGACATTCATTTATTAGTAACTTTCGAGGAGTTTTAAGCTTCCTTTGGTATTTAAAATATAGAATATGCAAGGTAGGGCGGCCGTAACTTGGCAGCCTCAAACGTGCAATTTGCTTTTTGCATCCCGGCTGGCAGAGCTAGGTAGATACCCAAATATAGTGCCATAATTTTTCCTTTTCACCGTATAATTATGAATATTTACTCTGTGCATATTATTATCTAGATCTCAATAAAGTACGTGtctctgggtctgggtctgggtctgacTATGGGTCCCGGCGGGACCCATAGTCAGACCCAGAGAACCAGTTATAGAGAGAAGACGTAGACAGAATGGCTCGGACATCAAAGCGAAATATTCACTTGAAAGCCGCGAGGGCAGCTAtggcgaagaagaggaaagagaagaaagaaggtgcGTGTGAGCGTCTTCCTGGACCACCAGCTGCAGCGTTAGATGAACCTCAGCCCGGAACATCgcaagtgaagaagaggaaagagatgaaagaaggtgCGTGTGAGCGTCTTCCTGGACCACCAGCTGCAGCGTTAGATGAACCTCAGCCCGGAACATCgcaagtgaagaagaggaaagagaagaaagaaggtgcGTGTGAGCGTCTTCCTGGACCACCAGCTGCAGCGTTAGATGAACCTCAGCCCGGAACATCgcaagtgaagaagaggaaagtggacaCAAGAACAGAAGAGCCGCAGATAAAGGAAGACATGCCGCCTGCTCTATTGAaaagaaaactgagagaaaaagaaactgtGCCAGTGCAACAACAGAAAGAGGAGTACATAATTGTGAGCAAGAAGAAACTACTACAACTCTTTGATAATTATGAATTTGTGTGTCCAAAGTGTAAAAACAAATCTAAGCAAGGACCCAGTGTGTCATCTTTGAGGTATGGTGCTGTACGCAGAATTCATTCTCAGTGTGAAGTGTGCGGTGAGGAAGAGCAGCATTATACTTCCAAGAGAGTAACACCACGTGGAAAATTTCATGTAAATAGAAAATTGGTAGAATTTGCTTTATCAAACAATGGCTATAAAACAATtgaagatatggaaaatacatttGAAAACAAGTTTATGTCATCAGGGTCATTTCACAGTATTGCTAAGACAATTGAAAAAGAGGGTATTGCTAAAACTGAAGAGGCACTTAGTGATGCATGTAAGCTGGTACACAAGTTCATTGAAAAACAAGAGCCAGGAGCCCCCGAAGTGAAAGACATCTCGGTAACTTGTGATGGGACATGGTCCAAGCGAGGCTTCACATCAAAATATGGAGTGGTGCCAGTCATCCACCTGGAAACTGGTCTAGTGCTGGACTACGAGTTACTCTCAAAGTACTGTAAATATTGTGAAATGcatgagaaagatgaaggagactgGTATAGGGATCATGAACAACAGTGCCAGAAGAATTATGAGGGTAGTTCTCCTGCCATGGAGGTGGAAGGATGGAAACGGTTGTGGATGAGGTCCATCGAGAAATGTAAATTTTGCTACACAACTGTTGTATCAGATGGAGACTCGAAGGCATACACAACCATTGTAAAAGAAAAGGTTTATGGGGAAGatgtggaaataaataaagaagaatgcaTAAATCACGTCGCAAAAAGAGTTGGGAAAGCGTTGAGAGACTTCGTGCAACAGAAAAGTAGGAAAGGTGAAGGtgttggagggaagaagagagggagtctGACTCAACCTACCATACAGAAACTACAAGAGTACTATAGATatgcaataataaataaaaaaaggaaatatcgcAGAGATGAAGAAGGCAGTACTGGCAACATTAGAACACTGCGCCAGCACAGATAACAATCCTGCTCATCACATGTGCCCTGAAGGCGAGGATACTTGGTGCTTTTATAACAGACTTATTCATGAGAATAAAGATATACCTGCTGGTATTCATCAACAGAAAGTTGGCCACCCCATAAGAGAAGACATAAAGGAGGAGCTGTTGCAGGTGTACAAAAGATTTATCACAGACGAACTCCTGTCAAGGTGCAGTGGCTTCACGCAAAATGCTAATGAAAGCCTAAATGCACTCATATGGACAATGGCACCGAAGACCAGATTCTTCCACAGTGTAAGAATGAACTATCTTGTTGGAAAGGCAATTACAAAATTCAACTTTGGATATACAAAGACCCTCCATGAACACCTTGGAGCAGTCGGCATGGAAATGGcagaaaaacatgatagaagtacttctcagtacctaaaagacaaaaacaaaagaagaaagaagaggaaagaaatcaaaagacgcaaggaaagaagaaaattgaggaaaggaaggtacaAGTTATGAAGCTGGAGGATTCTAACTTGTACATTTCTGGTAGAAGTagctgaggaggagagggaagcggcCCACCCTGGTAAAACTAAACCCTCTCCATTGAAACAGCTACTTCGAAGATCCCCCAGGGGTGAGACGAGTAAAACTTGTCGGTAAaggccaaaataaaatgaaatatataataaactctctctctgcgcatgtgtgtgtgtgtgtgtgtgtgtgtgtgtgtgttgggggggaagggaaatttgAAACAAGCGCTTATCATCCGTATGATAGCCTAAACCTCCGCAGACACCTAgcaagtgttctctctctctctctctctctctctctctctctctctctctctctctctctctctctctctctcgttttttgttgCCAGTTGTCGCCTGTTGCGAGATGACGCATTACCATTTACCAGCAATTAGTCGCTCACAACCACTGACCCCGGAAGGAACCATGCAGGGGAAACAGAccaaagtaagtgtgtgtgcgtgcgtgcgcgcgccaacactatgtatatactctcaaacattcatccatgtcatccacgaaatattgtaggaaagattacaaattcatttttacatctttatgctaaattcatttcatttcatcagtcTGACGGAGAGCTCATGCCTCCTCCACTAGCCCCACCAAGGAGAGCTGCCGCCCCACCAAGGAGAGCTGCCACCCCACCTCtaccacctcagccaccagcaCCGGAGGATGTCCCTGTGACACCACGCCTTCGAAGATAATTTGCTTTTATGGTAAGATTGTTTTGTGGTCTTAGTAAAGTAtcattcaaaacaaacacacacacacacagaagacatctaacgtctggctgataactgggtaaaaccagcagcagcagcggaccGTGAGTGAATTCATGTCACGTAcattcatgtctctctctctctctctctctctctctctctctctctctctctctctctctctctctctctctctctctctctctctctctcgtgtacctGAGAgaggccacgtccctccaccccgcccgtgtaaatagacgccgtgcatcacaacaaacccgtaaccgtgatcccgcaagtaccaccacctctattaccaggcctctagataacttaaaaatccttagtttcaatgcgcgtagcctaagaaacaaatctgatgaactgagatgtcttgctttaacagaaaattttgacataattgctataaccgaaacatttatcgacaccacaaatattgatttaagttccgaatacaacatagatggctacagactcttcaacaaagatcgtgtaaaccgtagaggcggtggcgtcgcctttatgtcaaaagctatttgcaacccactgacaaaacactgggaaacagtaacgttgaacatttgtgcgtgcgagtaaacattgcaaaagtcaacttaaatatatctgtcacctacagacctcccgggcaatcactcgatgacgaccttgaaatgtacagcgtcttaaggcagtcacttaataacagcgactcaatgatattaggagactttaacctcccccatatcgactgggcgacactgtcaggtacagaaggcgagtcacatagaatgatcgaatttctagaagaaaattatctaagccaaatggtttctgagccaactcgacaaaataatatactcgaccttgttataacaacccaagataacctagtcagtagtgtcacggtaggagaacacctcggttcttgcgatcataaattagtgcgcgtcgacattaaagctcaatcatcagtgactgaaaataaagtaaaggtgcccaatttcaaaagagctaacttcgtagaaactgacaaaactaacaaatacatctatcagatgacggcaacgtagaggaagcctggctaagccttaaaaatcacttactcactcagcagaacacattcgtccccttgtgcgagaagcgaattaacactaataaaagcccaccgtggtttaatagcgaaattaaacaatcagtcaatgagagaaaattgttttacaggttaaagaaagaacaaagcacgcccgaaaacattagactttataatgatgccaggcgacgagtaaaaagactagtaggtcaggcaaaagcgtagatacgaagaaaatattgcagccaactgtaaaataatccgaaatctttcttcagttacataaacaacagaaaggcgatcaaaagtggtattggacctttaacaaacagcgacggtgcactagtgactgacagccaacacattgcaaacctcttaaacaattacttttcctcggtgtttaacactaacagtcttcctctcgctaccaccaacaccagtactattgtaaatctcgagcatgcattgcctaattttgaaataacaaccgatgaagtccttaaagctctccattcacttaaaacaaataaaagtcctggacctgacaaagtatatccaactctgctgaaagaaacaaagagcgaaatactctcctcctcacaaccgtattcaatatgtccttgcgacaaggcatcgtcccttcagattggaaaaggctaacgtgacaccgattttcaagaaaggagacaaaaaagtaccaggtaattacaggcccattagtctaacttcggttgtaggtaagctacttgagggcataattagagacaaaattgtgaattaccttgaaagccactcaatgattggggactcacaacatggcttccgaaacaaaagatcctgcctatcaaacctattaaccttttataacgacctcttcactgtttatgacgtaaccaaatcactggacgtagtctatcttgatttccagaaagcgtttgataaagtcccgcatcataaattactttacaaattaaagcaaataggtattgacggtcaagtaaaccaatggatcgcgaattggttgagcaacagacaacaaagagtagtgatcgacggatttaactcagagtgggcgcctgtcactagtggcgtccctcagggctcggtccttggcccagtgctcttcattacttacatcaacgacgtggatgttggactcaataaccgcattagtaaatttgcagacgacacaaagattggcaactcggttctcactgacgaagacaggcaaagcctccaagaggatttgcacaaaatttcagcttggtcggatagatggagatgccctttaacgtagacaagtgccaggtccttcaagttggaacgaggaataaaaagttcgaatacgaaatgcgcgtcTTTAAACTCAatagcgttcaatgcgtcaaagacttgggggtcaaaatcgcgtcaaacctcaaattctcacatcaatgcatcgatgcagcaaataaatcgaacagaatgttgggcttcattaaaagaaactttgtattcaagaataaagatgtaatactcctgctctacaacagtttagtcagaccccacttggaatatgcggtacagtttggtctcccaccatgcaaaggatattgctaaattagaaggtgttcagcgtcgggcaacgaaatgatcccttccttgcgcaacaaatcctacgaagaaaggctttctacccttaacatgttctctcttgagaaacgtcgcctccgaggaaaactgatcgaatgttttaaaatacttaatggtttcacgaatgtagacagatcaacattgtttatgatcgatgacactttgcgcacgaggaacaatggcgtaaacttcagatgtagacaagtaaattcagactgcaccaaatttttcttcaccaacgttgtagtgcgagaatggaataagcttccaccgtcagtggtccagtgtaacacgattgactccttcaaaaataagctcgaccgtcacttccttcaacttaatatcaactagagtagaaatgcaacgttttggagtcttctgattaatgtaaaatcacttaggtttaaggacagaccaccaagtctggaccatggggtctgtgtggtctgattttctatgtaaatctatgtaaaaaatctctctctctcgcttccttccttcctgccttccttccttccttctcctcctccctcctcctccttccttccttccttccttccctctctctctctctctctctctctctctgtcacacgcgcacgcacgcacacacacgcatatgtaTATAGTTGAACCCGTCTTTACCACAGgacgggaaaaaaggaagacggtcctcctcctcctccggcaagaccccagggcccgtacttataaagaaatttatgtgagacataaactgaaacatatccgagtattaacaatgacgagacataacccccctccttatgtttcaccccctcaacataaccagctcgacataagcgagtattagtacatcgttgccaaccCCTGCGCTGCACCTATGAAAGGGAtaccaactcaaaataaaatgttggaatttggtataattttgatgttaaaagcatattgacgtattggtaatatgtataaaataaaataaagtattttcgggtattgttgacgatgcatagaccaacatcacatggaataatgataaaattaaggacgtagcccctcaaacatgtaaacaaacgtTCCCGCGAGTTTCAAGCTAGCAGGCAGCAGCCATGGCCgccaacagccagccacgacctCTGCAGCCCCTCAGCAGCCATCGAGGTCAGCAGCTacaccaggagcagcagcaggagggaccacagcctcacccccagccacatcagcagcagcagcaggaacagccgcCGCCCCAGCTACAGCCTCGTCGGCAGACACGTCACCGCCACGCCAATTGGACGCACGCTGAAACGCTCTCCCTTGTACAGCTCTACAGGGAGAAAGCAGCCATCATCAAGGGAAATTTTTCCGACAATGGCTGCTCTGCTGAGGCGAAGGCGAAGGCTTGGGGCAGCATTGTCTCTCGCCTAGCGGCACTCCACCCTGGCTTCAGCAGATGCATAAAGCAGTGCCAGAGACGCTGGCAAACTGTTATGCAGGAAGCAAAAGCTAAAATTAGTGCCTACCAAAAGGCCAGGAATGGAACAGGTAAGATTTTTCTTGAAATAAAATGGTATTCATGAAGTGCAAGGAATGGCTAACAAGCAAAGTGACAGTCCTGTAAATTTCAATGCTTATTAAGTGCTTGATGGAAATAACATTTGTAATGtattgccttttcttttcaatcaagggAATTCAATTGACTTAGCCTTGCACTCatgtaccaatatatatatatatatatatatatatatatatatatatatatatatatatatatatatatatatatatatatatatattcttctaggTGGTGGCCTTCCGCCTACACCCCTCGGGGAGCTAGAGGTCATCATCGCTGATGTGCTGGGAGAGGGGAACGTCTCAGTCAATTCTATTGACAGGACAGTGGTGGACCCTTTTCCACTTGACACTGAAGATGTTCCCGAAAATGGGTGGGTAAATAAAACTTTAGTCATGTATAAATATTTACAGAGCCCTTACATGCCTAAGTGCTGCCCCAGCAAAGTTCTCAgtgactccccccccctccccgcaatcaccacttcccacctccaccacgtACCTTTACTGCCTATGACCCTAATTCGGGCAATGTGATTATTGGATACCGGTATACATAATAAAAGATACTTTTGCTGTCTGTGCCGTATAATTAAGTGAAATTTTAAAAAATTATTTTTtcataaataataggaaaaagcatTCATCAGACTGCAGtgtggttgttattgttacttTCTTAAAAATATTGATTTTAAAATAATTTTGTCAGCCTTGTGGGCGGCAGGTTCAGGCTAGAAttgccacccctggcttccccacCCCCATGTGAGGGCTCTGAATATTTACTAAACGTTATTTGTACAATCATTAGTAAAATTTGTTATTTCCGTTCCTTGATGATCGTCGTATTTGTCTACTTTAGCTTGTTTGTATGATACACTGATTTGTTATATTTTAGGAATTCTGTACCAACTTTTTATTAAGGTTACAAGCAGACAATATGGATTAACCTAAAATGTCTCATAGGTGTCATTAATTTGTACTAAATGTATTGCTTTATGAAGTGTGTCTCATATGTCTGACATTACTTCAttacaaaaataagaataaatattcTTAAATCCAAATGTACAAAAATATTACTCTAACATGTACATGACATTTCCAAATGATTTATCAGTTGTGTTTGTTCATTTACTGAGAAATGCCTGTCAGGTAGATTGTAGATTTAAAGTTCTCCAAAATAGGTCTTGCTGTTACTGTTGAAAATAATTTGCTTTCCTTTTAGAAAACTGCAGTACACAAGGAGGAGGTATTGCTTTCCATCTCCTAAAGTCCACAGTTTTCTGCTTAAAGTATTATTATAGAAtactattacatattattattatttacccaaTACTATCATGCTGCTGTATGCAGTCCATATTAGGGCAATCATGGAATCAAACAGTGAGGAACAATGTGTACAGAAATTTATTCAATTGCTATCGAGAGCTGACTTGATAATGTGTTGAGACATCCTtcctagtaataataaaaataaaacggtcTATtatgattgcagctgtaaagctgaaaatatacagatttaaaatacaaattttgaaatatatttgaaaaaaatgggaaattacaatatgaaaggggtataggtcaaaaaagggtcaggtcgccgctgatggcaggggtgcaggtagaggcggctGAACAgagttctcccagcagcatgatggtcgggctggtgtacctcggGGCACCTGGGACGTCGGCTGGATAGTAAGGCCGTGTCGATGTCACACTGACCATTTCTAaacttcagtgtcttcacgggaCCACAAACACatagcactcactgtctgtcaccatgattaagcttgatgtcacaatagtttcttacgatgttgggcttttgatgaaaagggagagggatggagggcagGGAGAGGCCAACAagctggccccgggctactccattcggagcgccgtgacccacgtctgacctcggtcaggtctgctTACTCATGAACCATGCTAGTTGTCCTTAACGACGTAGGCATTACGTACTGAACAGCAGAACACCAAAGAAATGACCTCTGGAACACACACTCCTTTCCTGCAAAGGCTTTTCAACCTAAACTGTATTGTTTCCATAAATGGGGATGCAAGTCAAATAACACAAGAAAATTATGAGTGCAGGTACTGATGGATGTATTTTTGCCAGGAGTCTTCAGGTGGATGTCACACCACCTGTCCCTCCCCAACCCAGCACAGACACacctcaaaccaccaccacaccaccaccagtagttcCTGCCGCTGCAGCTTCCTCCAGTACACCAGTTGGGACCTGCACCATgttggtggatgaggaggagctgcAGTTCATCCGCCTGAAGAGGGAACTTGAACTGCAGGCTGCAGAGCTACAAGTAGAAATAAAACAGGCAGAATTAAAAAATCTTAAACAAGAAACTGAAAATTTAAAAGTACATAAAACCCTACTCGAACTTCAAGTAAAAAAACTAATGTAACACACAAATACACTCCACCATGCCGCTACTAccccacacactccaccctgtctctcctctcttttgcaAAATCCATCCTGTTTCTACTCACACACTCCACccagcctcttctctccttcacatacTCCACcatgcctctactctccttcacacctcctctgcctcttctctccttcacactccaccctgcctctactctccttcacacactccaccctggctctactttccttcacacactccaccctgcctctactttccttcacacactccaccctgcctctactttccttcacacactccaccctgcctctactttccttcacacactccaccctgcctctactctccttcacacacctcaccctgCCTCTTCTCTCAAACACACTACACCCTTTCTACCCTGCCGGTACTCTCTTCTACATTAGCTTTcctgtaatatatttttccttaggATCTCCATTATGTAGTTTTCCTACATAGTTATTTATTATaaaggaatttatttatttatttattgttaaaaAGGAAATCATTTATTGcttaatattagaaaaaaagtaaaggcaaTCATGAGTATAATGGCTGTTTTAAACCATACATACTGGTGAAAATTTCTTACCAAATACTGTAATTAATTTATTTGAATACTGAGTATAGCTTCTGCATTTATTAGTGATACGAATGTggatttgtaatatatatatatatatatatatatatatatatatatatatatatatatatatatatatatatatatatatatatatatatatatcaaatccaCACAATTGtattacaaacacacatacttggAAGTAGGTGTGGAATTAACCTGTTGATGGGTCGGGAAGCCTCACACAGCTGCACGAGGCTGAGGTTGAGGTCTGTCACTGCAACAAAAATTGAAACATTGCAATAGTAAGATTCTTTAAATGaaaatttaaaattaaatacTGAGCAGCATGGAAAGATACAGGCTGATACACAAAACATTTAATTTTGATATTTGTAACTTACATGAAGTGAAGGTTGACAAACTCATCCCTGTAGAGCAGACCTTCCCGAACTCGTCCAGGTACAGGTGGTAGTGGGACAGGTGGGTCCTCATGGAAAACTGCACCATcaccctcgtcctctccttcctcgggtACAGGGAGGCGTCTGTCTTTGCAGATGTTGTGCAAAATAGCACACACCTACAGACAGAGTTAATATTAACAAGTAATAAAATTATTGTTGTGTAGTGGACGATACAGTATTGAGATGTGATCATCACTTGATTGTCTACATACCTGTATTATTCTACACACATATGCAGGAGGGCTGACTCTGATTTCACCATGGAGCACATGAAATCTCCGCTTCCACTGGCCAATCCCCCTCTCCACTGTGCTCCTTGTCCTTTTGTGTGCTCTGAAAATTTTAGTTAATGACAATGTAGTG comes from the Eriocheir sinensis breed Jianghai 21 unplaced genomic scaffold, ASM2467909v1 Scaffold903, whole genome shotgun sequence genome and includes:
- the LOC126994876 gene encoding putative nuclease HARBI1 isoform X1, yielding MVPAGCHLLGDSAYPSKKWLLTPYVRPQPGPQSAYNRAHKRTRSTVERGIGQWKRRFHVLHGEIRVSPPAYVCRIIQVCAILHNICKDRRLPVPEEGEDEGDGAVFHEDPPVPLPPVPGRVREVTDLNLSLVQLCEASRPINRLIPHLLPTCSSSSLFRRMNCSSSSSTNMVQVPTGVLEEAAAAGTTGGGVVVV
- the LOC126994876 gene encoding putative nuclease HARBI1 isoform X2 codes for the protein MVPAGCHLLGDSAYPSKKWLLTPYVRPQPGPQSAYNRAHKRTRSTVERGIGQWKRRFHVLHGEIRVSPPAYVCRIIQVCAILHNICKDRRLPVPEEGEDEGDGAVFHEDPPVPLPPVPGRVREVTDLNLSLVQLCEASRPINRLIPHLLPTLQPAVQVPSSGG